CGGGCGGGTGCCGTGGACGAGGACCTCGGCACGGGCGAGGGTGCAGACCAGCTGGCCGGTGGCCTGGTCCTGGGAGGAGCCGGCGGGATAGCCCGGAGCGACGACGGTGACCTCGCCGTCGTCGGCGTCGGCGTGGAAATCCACGTCGGTGGGGAGGAGATTGGTCAGCCCCTCGGCCCGCTCGGCCGGGGACGGTCCCGCGATCAGCAGTTTGAACGCATCGTCGAGCTGGTCGAACGTCACGTCAGGCCGGGGCACCCCCCGCGGGCCGTTGTCGGAGGCGAAGTAGATCCGCATGCCTTTCGAGATCCCGGAAGGGGCGGTGCCGCCGTCCGTGACGCCGGTGGGACGGATACCGCAGCCCGCGGCGGCGAGGGCGAGCACACAGCAGGTGAGGGCGGTGCGGGGGCGCGTCATGAGGCGGATTCCGTACGGCGGGGGATGCGGAGGGTGAAGACGGCGCCGGTGTCCGGAGCCGGGGGTGCGAGTTCGATGGTGCCGCCGTGCAGGCGGGCGTTCTCCAGGGCGATGGCCATGCCCAGTCCGCTGCCCTCGGAGCGGCTGCGGGCGCTGTCGGCCTTGTAGAAGCGGTCGAAGACATGGCGGGCGACCTCGGGGGCCAGCCCTGGGCCGTGGTCGGCGACGGAGACGGTGAGCCGGTCGTCCGCCGCCCGTACGGTGACGGTCACCGGCGGCGCGCCGTGCCGGAGGGCGTTGCCGACGAGATTGGCGACGATGACGTCGAGACGGCGGCGGTCGAGCCGGGCCCGGATGCCCGGAGGCAGATCGGCCACGACCTGGTCGGTCCAGCCGCGTGCCGCGAGCGTCGCGCGCACCGCCTCGGCCATGTCCAGTTCGTGGACCGTGAGCGCCACGGCGCGGGCGTCGAAGCGGGATATCTCGATGAGGTCGTCGACGAGCCGGGCCAGCTTGGCGGTTTCCGCGCTGACCGTACGGGCCGCGTGCGCGGTGTCGGGGGTGAGCTGGTCGGCGTCCTCCTCCAGGACGCTGGAGACGATCGTCATGGCGGCGAGCGGGGTGCGCAGCTCATGGGAGACATCGGCGACGAAACGGCGGGCCAGGGCCTCCTGTTCGCG
This Streptomyces decoyicus DNA region includes the following protein-coding sequences:
- a CDS encoding GerMN domain-containing protein codes for the protein MTRPRTALTCCVLALAAAGCGIRPTGVTDGGTAPSGISKGMRIYFASDNGPRGVPRPDVTFDQLDDAFKLLIAGPSPAERAEGLTNLLPTDVDFHADADDGEVTVVAPGYPAGSSQDQATGQLVCTLARAEVLVHGTRPDKVQVVIAGDGERVGPYRCQQFLQR